The following proteins are encoded in a genomic region of Takifugu rubripes chromosome 21, fTakRub1.2, whole genome shotgun sequence:
- the LOC105418236 gene encoding beta-microseminoprotein-like, whose translation MVKDGLCKHYLRRAPFNIDTTIHPLPNRRYNSASFIMKYLLALAVLTFAQVSPSHAFCYVKPTRKDMTHCMDETDGTWHAIGSSWRDSECMDCTCAGCCSAFSIPSSFDDDCISVFDKVACEYKVYKKDNPSISCPIYGAVGK comes from the exons ATGGTAAAAGATG GTCTCTGCAAACACTATTTAAGAAGAGCACCATTCAACATAGACACAACAATTCACCCCCTCCCAAACAGACGATACAACTCTGCAAGTTTCATCATG AAATATCTGTTGGCTTTGGCAGTGCTGACATTTGCTCAGGTGTCACCCTCACATGCTTTCTGCTATGTCAAGCCCACGAGAAAAG ATATGACGCATTGTATGGATGAAACAGATGGCACATGGCATGCCATTGGATCCTCCTGGAGAGACAGTGAGTGTATGGACTGCACTTGTGCGGGCTGCTGTTCTGC GTTTTCTATACCTAGCTCATTCGACGATGACTGTATTTCAGTGTTCGACAAAGTGGCCTGTGAATACAAAGTGTATAAAAAGGACAACCCAAGCATTTCATGCCCAATCTATGGTGCAGTAGGAAAGTAA
- the LOC115247481 gene encoding beta-microseminoprotein-like produces the protein MVKDGLCKHYLRRAPFNIDTTIHPLPNRRYNSASFIMKYLLALAVLTFAQVSPSHAFCYVKPTRKDMTHCMDETDGTWHAIGSSWRNSECMDCTCAGCCSAFSIPSSFDDDCISVFDKVACEYKVYKKDNPSISCPIYGAVGK, from the exons ATGGTAAAAGATG GTCTCTGCAAACACTATTTAAGAAGAGCACCATTCAACATAGACACAACAATTCACCCCCTCCCAAACAGACGATACAACTCTGCAAGTTTCATCATG AAATATCTGTTGGCTTTGGCAGTGCTGACATTTGCTCAGGTGTCACCCTCACATGCTTTCTGCTATGTCAAGCCCACGAGAAAAG ATATGACGCATTGTATGGATGAAACAGATGGCACATGGCATGCCATTGGATCCTCCTGGAGAAACAGTGAGTGTATGGACTGCACTTGTGCGGGCTGCTGTTCTGC GTTTTCTATACCTAGCTCATTCGACGATGACTGTATTTCAGTGTTCGACAAAGTGGCCTGTGAATACAAAGTGTATAAAAAGGACAACCCAAGCATTTCATGCCCAATCTATGGTGCAGTAGGAAAGTAA
- the LOC105418419 gene encoding beta-microseminoprotein-like, whose protein sequence is MVKDGLCKHYLRRAPFNIDTTIHPLPNRRYNSASFIMKYLLALAVLTFAQVSPSHAFCYVKPTRKDMTHCMDETDGTWHAIGSSWRDSECMDCTCAGCCSAFSIPSSFDDDCISVFDKVACEYKVYKKDNPSISCPIYGAVGK, encoded by the exons ATGGTAAAAGATG GTCTCTGCAAACACTATTTAAGAAGAGCACCATTCAACATAGACACAACAATTCACCCCCTCCCAAACAGACGATACAACTCTGCAAGTTTCATCATG AAATATCTGTTGGCTTTGGCAGTGCTGACATTTGCTCAGGTGTCACCCTCACATGCTTTCTGCTATGTCAAGCCTACGAGAAAAG ATATGACGCATTGTATGGATGAAACAGATGGCACATGGCATGCCATTGGATCCTCCTGGAGAGACAGTGAGTGTATGGACTGCACTTGTGCGGGCTGCTGTTCTGC GTTTTCTATACCTAGCTCATTCGACGATGACTGTATTTCAGTGTTCGACAAAGTGGCCTGTGAATACAAAGTGTATAAAAAGGACAACCCAAGCATTTCATGCCCAATCTATGGTGCAGTAGGAAAGTAA